From Sphingobium sp. TKS, one genomic window encodes:
- a CDS encoding recombinase codes for MAYTLGEAAKATGISKASISRAINSGRISATKKDDGSFSIEPVELHRVYPPKSAAPVTETPFETQRNGNADTRNGSDSNVLQARLDAALEQLRDRDGTIDDLRRRLDQSDEERREAQARVIGLLAGPGLTESKRGFFGRLFGRPDE; via the coding sequence ATGGCTTACACCCTTGGAGAAGCCGCAAAGGCAACGGGTATCAGCAAGGCTTCCATATCGCGCGCCATTAACAGCGGACGGATTTCTGCAACAAAAAAGGATGACGGCTCTTTCTCAATCGAGCCGGTCGAACTGCACCGGGTGTATCCCCCAAAGTCAGCCGCACCAGTAACCGAAACGCCTTTTGAAACGCAACGGAACGGCAATGCTGACACCCGTAACGGGTCGGATTCCAATGTGTTGCAGGCACGTCTTGATGCTGCCTTGGAACAGTTACGCGATCGGGACGGCACGATCGACGATCTTCGCCGCCGCCTCGATCAATCGGACGAAGAGAGGCGTGAGGCTCAAGCCCGAGTGATCGGACTACTGGCCGGACCCGGCCTCACGGAATCCAAAAGAGGGTTTTTCGGTCGCCTATTTGGCCGCCCTGACGAGTGA
- a CDS encoding replication initiation protein, with protein MPEEPTTGRTMKAASTASVRDGHAIVKAGEFIEARFGAGTSPSLAARKTLALLIAKAAGEAWRPGSHVIAKRDLRGTHNANDRIQDTLDELMDVKFQMPSTSAQGRAATLTAALLAWTLNEHAEDGRATVEWEFTAPARAILQGSDYYARLNRAALLAFRSKYAITLYEMGCLLAGRRSPTWSGTVDELRERLGAPSNSMPNFSDFRRLVLTPGKAEIDQLAAFTMDWSEKRGARGKITHVTLTFTPKDDDATDAAADEAGRHSSGRKARREGTTETIVDTASLIASAASRLSVSDTLRWPADDQVDEFKTPELHAIGMALGGGHSVQRLADQYARVRPEQRRKLVGDALKADWTKWVTGCATKWGRV; from the coding sequence GTGCCCGAGGAACCAACCACCGGCCGCACTATGAAAGCGGCTTCCACCGCTTCTGTCCGTGACGGACACGCGATCGTCAAAGCTGGCGAGTTTATCGAGGCCCGTTTCGGTGCAGGCACGTCGCCCTCCCTGGCAGCCCGCAAAACCCTAGCTCTTCTGATCGCCAAAGCTGCCGGCGAAGCGTGGCGACCGGGATCGCACGTCATCGCCAAGCGCGATCTGCGAGGCACCCACAACGCCAATGATCGGATCCAGGACACCCTCGATGAGCTGATGGATGTGAAATTCCAAATGCCTTCGACCTCGGCGCAAGGGCGTGCGGCGACGCTCACCGCTGCCCTGCTCGCCTGGACGCTCAACGAACATGCGGAAGACGGCCGGGCCACCGTCGAGTGGGAGTTCACGGCACCGGCGAGGGCAATCCTGCAGGGGAGCGATTACTACGCTCGCCTCAACCGGGCAGCTCTGCTCGCCTTCCGGTCGAAGTATGCGATCACCCTCTATGAGATGGGTTGCCTGCTGGCTGGACGGCGTAGCCCCACATGGTCCGGAACGGTCGATGAGCTGCGGGAGCGGCTTGGCGCGCCCTCTAATTCGATGCCCAACTTCTCCGACTTCCGGCGCCTGGTGCTGACACCTGGCAAAGCCGAAATCGATCAGCTCGCCGCCTTTACGATGGACTGGTCGGAAAAGCGCGGAGCGCGGGGCAAGATCACCCACGTCACCCTAACCTTCACCCCTAAAGACGACGATGCCACTGACGCCGCGGCCGATGAGGCAGGACGCCATAGCAGCGGTCGAAAGGCCCGCCGGGAAGGGACGACAGAAACCATCGTCGACACCGCCAGCCTCATCGCCTCGGCGGCTTCTCGGCTATCGGTTTCGGACACCCTGCGCTGGCCGGCCGACGATCAGGTGGACGAGTTCAAGACCCCGGAGCTTCATGCAATCGGAATGGCCCTAGGCGGTGGTCACTCCGTGCAGCGCCTAGCGGATCAGTATGCTCGCGTCCGCCCCGAACAGCGCCGCAAACTGGTAGGGGACGCTCTCAAGGCGGATTGGACGAAATGGGTTACGGGGTGTGCCACCAAGTGGGGCCGAGTCTGA